Proteins encoded in a region of the Natator depressus isolate rNatDep1 chromosome 23, rNatDep2.hap1, whole genome shotgun sequence genome:
- the LOC141976663 gene encoding cytochrome P450 2F3-like isoform X1 → MPPPAEKPGPTELLPRGDPGDDHTQPVLRGDRDHQHHPALRIPPPHEIPGDTGKVHAEIDQVIGWHRSPSVDDQARMPHTNAVIHEVQRFGDVIPMGLQHAVTRDTRFRGFLLPEGTNIIPLLFSVHNNPGQFKDPATFGPAHFLDPRGGFRKHDAFMAFSTGKRICLGEGLARMELFLFFTAILQSFALTSLARPEEIVILPLMSGLGNVPGPYEFRAVPR, encoded by the exons ATGCCTCCCCCTGCAGAAAAACCAGGACCCACTGAGCTGCTTCCACGGGGAGACCCTGGTGATGACCACACACAACCTGTTCTTCGGGGGGACAGAGACCATCAGCACCACCCTGCGCTACGGATTCCTCCTCCTCATGAAATACCCGGAGATACAGG AAAAGTCCACGCTGAGATCGACCAGGTGATTGGGTGGCACCGCAGCCCGTCGGTAGACGACCAGGCGCGCATGCCCCACACCAACGCCGTGATCCACGAGGTGCAGCGCTTCGGCGACGTGATCCCCATGGGGCTCCAGCATGCAGTGACCCGGGACACCCGGTTCAGGGGTTTCCTGCTGCCAGAG GGCACCAACATCATCCCCTTGCTGTTCTCCGTTCACAACAACCCCGGCCAGTTCAAAGACCCAGCCACGTTTGGCCCGGCCCATTTCCTGGACCCGAGAGGAGGTTTCCGAAAGCATGACGCCTTCATGGCCTTCTCCACGG GGAAGAGGATCTGCCTGGGTGAGGGCCTGGCCCGCATGgagctcttcctcttcttcaccGCCATCCTGCAGAGCTTCGCCCTCACGTCCCTCGCCCGCCCAGAGGAAATCGTCATCTTGCCCTTGATGAGTGGCCTGGGGAACGTGCCAGGTCCCTACGAGTTCCGGGCTGTCCCTCGCTGA
- the LOC141976663 gene encoding cytochrome P450 2F1-like isoform X2, whose translation MPHTNAVIHEVQRFGDVIPMGLQHAVTRDTRFRGFLLPEGTNIIPLLFSVHNNPGQFKDPATFGPAHFLDPRGGFRKHDAFMAFSTGKRICLGEGLARMELFLFFTAILQSFALTSLARPEEIVILPLMSGLGNVPGPYEFRAVPR comes from the exons ATGCCCCACACCAACGCCGTGATCCACGAGGTGCAGCGCTTCGGCGACGTGATCCCCATGGGGCTCCAGCATGCAGTGACCCGGGACACCCGGTTCAGGGGTTTCCTGCTGCCAGAG GGCACCAACATCATCCCCTTGCTGTTCTCCGTTCACAACAACCCCGGCCAGTTCAAAGACCCAGCCACGTTTGGCCCGGCCCATTTCCTGGACCCGAGAGGAGGTTTCCGAAAGCATGACGCCTTCATGGCCTTCTCCACGG GGAAGAGGATCTGCCTGGGTGAGGGCCTGGCCCGCATGgagctcttcctcttcttcaccGCCATCCTGCAGAGCTTCGCCCTCACGTCCCTCGCCCGCCCAGAGGAAATCGTCATCTTGCCCTTGATGAGTGGCCTGGGGAACGTGCCAGGTCCCTACGAGTTCCGGGCTGTCCCTCGCTGA